The following proteins come from a genomic window of Synechococcus sp. NB0720_010:
- a CDS encoding cryptochrome/photolyase family protein: MSIGIWVLGDQLNPDQSALASARPEDCRVLLLESSSVLEQRAYHAQKMVLVWSAMRHFAADLRDQGWTVDYIQTETFSSALLAWIQEQGIQELRLMEPVDRGFRRSIERLSLPIPIHWMQSNAFLWSREDFAAWAGRYKQLRMELFYREGRKRFGVLMETADSPLGGQWNYDQENRKPPTKGLSGPAPLWFEPDAVTRAVIEKVEGLQQRHGLPGETQPFRWAVNRDQALQVLDHFTQTRLSGFGPFQDAMVSGEPTLWHALLSPYLNLGLLHPLEVIQRLEREGLERQVPLAGLEGVIRQILGWREYTHGLYQWFGEQYAEVNHFGASEPLPQWFEQLGGSGMRCLDTVFAEIESSGYAHHIQRLMLLANYGLLAGLDPQALTAWFHRMFIDGFDWVMLTNVLGMGVFADGGRLASKPYAASGNYIKRMSNYCKGCSYDVKQRTGPKACPFNSLYWDFLARHEPELRRNHRMGLVMKQLSKLPEEELAAIRSTAANHRALAASGGA; encoded by the coding sequence ATGAGCATCGGCATCTGGGTGTTGGGTGATCAGCTCAACCCTGATCAGTCAGCTCTGGCCAGTGCCAGGCCTGAGGACTGCCGGGTGTTGCTGCTGGAGAGCAGTTCGGTCCTGGAGCAACGGGCGTATCACGCTCAAAAAATGGTTCTGGTGTGGAGTGCCATGCGCCACTTCGCCGCCGACCTCCGCGACCAGGGCTGGACTGTGGACTACATCCAGACGGAGACGTTCAGCAGCGCACTCTTGGCCTGGATCCAAGAGCAGGGGATCCAGGAACTGCGGCTGATGGAGCCGGTGGATCGCGGTTTTCGCCGCTCCATTGAGCGGTTGTCATTGCCCATTCCCATCCACTGGATGCAAAGCAATGCCTTCCTCTGGAGCCGGGAAGACTTTGCGGCTTGGGCAGGGCGCTACAAGCAACTGCGTATGGAGCTCTTCTACCGCGAAGGGCGCAAGCGTTTTGGCGTTCTGATGGAGACCGCCGATTCACCCCTTGGCGGCCAGTGGAATTACGACCAGGAGAACCGCAAGCCCCCAACGAAAGGTCTGAGCGGTCCAGCCCCACTCTGGTTCGAGCCTGATGCCGTGACCAGGGCCGTCATCGAGAAGGTTGAGGGGCTGCAGCAGCGCCATGGCTTGCCAGGGGAGACCCAACCCTTTCGCTGGGCGGTCAATCGTGACCAGGCCCTGCAGGTCCTGGATCACTTCACTCAGACCCGCCTCTCAGGCTTTGGTCCTTTTCAGGACGCCATGGTCAGCGGTGAGCCCACCCTGTGGCATGCACTGCTCTCCCCTTACCTGAATCTGGGACTGCTCCATCCCCTGGAGGTCATTCAGCGGCTGGAGCGGGAGGGCCTTGAGCGGCAGGTGCCCCTGGCGGGACTCGAGGGAGTGATTCGTCAGATCCTGGGCTGGCGGGAGTACACCCACGGCCTCTATCAATGGTTCGGCGAGCAGTACGCAGAGGTCAACCATTTCGGGGCTTCAGAGCCCCTGCCGCAGTGGTTTGAGCAGCTTGGGGGGAGCGGGATGCGTTGTCTCGACACGGTCTTTGCGGAAATCGAGAGCAGTGGATACGCCCACCACATCCAACGCCTGATGCTCCTGGCGAATTACGGCCTGCTGGCCGGCTTGGATCCCCAAGCCTTAACGGCCTGGTTCCACCGGATGTTCATCGACGGGTTCGATTGGGTGATGCTCACCAACGTGCTCGGCATGGGGGTCTTTGCCGATGGCGGTCGCCTGGCCAGCAAGCCCTATGCGGCCAGCGGCAACTACATCAAGCGCATGAGCAACTACTGCAAAGGCTGCTCCTACGACGTCAAACAGCGCACTGGTCCCAAGGCCTGCCCCTTCAATAGCCTCTATTGGGATTTTTTGGCACGCCATGAACCTGAACTCAGGCGTAACCACAGGATGGGATTGGTGATGAAGCAGCTCAGCAAGCTTCCGGAGGAGGAGCTGGCTGCGATCCGCAGCACCGCGGCCAACCATCGCGCCCTGGCGGCCAGTGGTGGCGCCTAA